One window of Acetomicrobium thermoterrenum DSM 13490 genomic DNA carries:
- a CDS encoding AAA family ATPase — protein MIKRIEVISQFGIFCDFRWNDNLPEFAKLNLIYGWNYSGKTTLSRIFQALEHKKLSTEYSEARFRLLTEGGSQVSSDDLSKSPAVRVFNRDYVAANFSGDYSAPSIFIVGEQNIALRKRLEQLTKRRTCVEGIASGLSEKQKAITNELDKLGTDEARDIRNLLGDPRFERPQLKQRIEDVRHNPAMYIMTDQRESELLSTLKSADQFYSVSTVTDKLPNFASLAREVNELLNQTASQRAIERLKQNREVESWVRQGLSLHKDASTCEFCGGTVTTARLEELRGHFSEEYEDLVKKIEETIRHINANSLNPTVPDEMRILPEFRQSFSQTTSQLRDWIQWATALREQLIHVLKQKQGAIEKQLKWAGDLGPAAQGQQLIETLNQIIEQHNRTISTIDKAKEEAKTALERHYAARHILENEIEQKKTEMDMISKRLGCAKEILRRIDSQIQEIEQRIQESSVGATKLNSLLKYLLPGNNIEVVSVDDAQFQFHRHGRVATHLSDGEKTAVTFAYFLTSLEAKGATLSDTIVFVDDPVSSLDSNHIYAVYALLAEQLENSRQLFVSTHNAELFNLLKSKWLDERNGGRDKKDTRAYYLRRSVSAVGGPQAELLDLPTLLRQFKSEYEFIFSQLYKFAHNKYPSLHEAFTVPNLLRKFLEAYLGFRKPSVRSWSKKLELLLDSPEARREIQALADDASHLQSLDKSLQHPDFVPNAQRCVKMVLDALERKDSDHYQSLCEVIKEAAT, from the coding sequence ATGATTAAGCGGATCGAGGTCATTTCACAGTTTGGTATTTTTTGCGATTTTCGCTGGAATGACAATCTCCCGGAGTTTGCCAAGTTGAACCTAATCTATGGTTGGAACTACTCCGGCAAGACTACGCTATCACGCATTTTTCAGGCGCTTGAGCACAAGAAATTAAGTACGGAGTATTCTGAGGCACGTTTTCGACTGTTAACAGAAGGCGGTTCACAAGTGTCCTCCGATGATTTGTCAAAGAGCCCGGCTGTACGAGTCTTCAACCGTGATTACGTCGCGGCCAACTTCAGTGGAGATTACTCCGCCCCGTCCATTTTTATCGTAGGAGAGCAGAATATCGCATTAAGGAAACGGCTTGAGCAGCTCACCAAGCGGCGCACTTGCGTTGAAGGAATCGCGAGCGGCTTATCGGAAAAACAGAAGGCAATCACAAATGAACTCGACAAGCTCGGCACTGACGAGGCACGAGACATACGCAATCTGTTGGGTGACCCGAGATTTGAGCGTCCACAACTGAAGCAACGAATCGAGGATGTTAGACATAACCCTGCTATGTATATCATGACCGACCAGCGCGAATCAGAATTGCTTTCGACGCTGAAAAGCGCCGATCAGTTCTACAGTGTGTCCACAGTCACAGACAAGCTTCCAAATTTCGCTTCACTCGCTAGAGAGGTGAACGAGTTACTTAATCAGACTGCCTCTCAAAGGGCCATCGAACGCCTTAAACAGAATCGGGAAGTTGAGAGCTGGGTTCGGCAAGGTTTGTCGCTACATAAAGATGCGTCCACCTGTGAGTTCTGTGGGGGGACTGTGACAACAGCCCGACTAGAAGAACTACGCGGACACTTCTCAGAAGAGTACGAAGACCTAGTTAAGAAAATAGAGGAAACAATAAGGCACATTAATGCCAATAGTCTGAACCCGACCGTCCCCGATGAAATGCGCATTCTACCAGAGTTTAGACAGAGCTTTTCGCAGACTACCAGTCAACTTCGTGATTGGATTCAGTGGGCCACTGCTCTACGTGAACAGTTGATCCACGTGTTAAAACAGAAGCAAGGGGCGATCGAAAAGCAGCTCAAATGGGCGGGTGATCTAGGGCCTGCCGCTCAAGGACAGCAGCTTATAGAAACGTTAAACCAGATCATAGAGCAGCATAACCGCACAATATCCACAATAGACAAGGCGAAAGAAGAAGCAAAAACCGCATTGGAGCGCCACTATGCCGCACGCCACATCCTAGAGAACGAAATAGAACAAAAGAAAACTGAAATGGATATGATAAGTAAGCGGCTTGGGTGTGCGAAAGAGATCCTGAGACGTATCGACTCGCAGATTCAGGAAATCGAACAGAGGATACAAGAATCATCTGTCGGAGCCACAAAGCTTAACAGTCTCCTGAAATATTTGTTGCCGGGTAACAATATTGAAGTAGTCAGTGTTGACGATGCCCAGTTTCAGTTTCATAGACACGGTCGCGTCGCGACACACCTGAGTGACGGAGAAAAGACTGCCGTAACCTTCGCTTATTTCCTCACGAGCCTTGAAGCAAAAGGCGCAACGCTTAGTGACACGATTGTATTCGTTGATGACCCGGTTTCGAGTTTGGACTCGAATCACATATACGCGGTATACGCACTACTTGCCGAGCAGCTTGAAAATAGCCGGCAGCTTTTTGTTTCGACCCACAACGCAGAGTTGTTCAACTTGTTAAAAAGCAAATGGCTGGATGAAAGAAACGGCGGTCGCGATAAGAAAGATACGAGGGCATATTATCTGCGGCGATCGGTCAGTGCCGTTGGCGGGCCGCAAGCAGAACTGCTAGACTTACCTACGTTGCTGAGACAGTTCAAGTCAGAATATGAGTTTATATTCTCTCAACTGTATAAGTTTGCCCACAACAAGTATCCGTCATTGCATGAAGCGTTTACCGTCCCAAATCTTCTACGTAAATTCCTTGAGGCCTACTTGGGTTTTCGAAAGCCAAGCGTGCGGTCTTGGTCAAAAAAGCTGGAGTTGCTACTCGATTCGCCGGAGGCAAGAAGAGAGATCCAAGCATTGGCAGATGATGCCTCGCACCTCCAATCGCTTGACAAATCGCTGCAACATCCAGATTTTGTGCCCAATGCACAGAGGTGTGTCAAGATGGTCTTGGATGCGCTTGAGAGGAAGGATAGTGATCATTACCAGTCGCTTTGTGAGGTAATCAAGGAGGCGGCCACATGA
- a CDS encoding restriction endonuclease subunit S gives MITKLKPYPAYKESGMPWLGQVPEHWEVLPGRAVFREINDRGHPDEQMLSVTITRGVLRQADLLADSSKKDSSNEDKSNYKLVQPGDLVYNKMRAWQGAVGVSAYRGIVSPAYIVQRLRSAENLPRYMHFLLRTPLFASEAERWSYGITSDQWSLRAEEFKCIYFSLPPLPEQTAIVRFLDWAEQRIRRVIRARQRRIKLLEEYKQALIHQAVTGSIDVRTGQPYPVYKPSGVEWLGQVPEHWEVRRLKTAVDHINEQTSTKNDEDLYIALEHVESWTGRLLVPSGEAQFDSQVKRFRAGDVLFGKLRPYLAKVVRPKQSGVCVGEFFVLRARLVVAPHYLEVVLRSAPAIDFVNSSTYGAKMPRADWTFVGAMRFPLPPLPEQNAIVEYLDTRTTKIDAAIAATRSEIELLREYRTRLIADVVTGKVDVREVAAQLPEEPPEEEAESMDADEIAGDEATDEEAGTETVEEEEVEP, from the coding sequence ATGATCACCAAACTCAAACCATACCCCGCCTACAAAGAATCCGGCATGCCCTGGCTCGGCCAGGTGCCGGAGCATTGGGAGGTGTTGCCCGGACGTGCGGTGTTTCGTGAAATCAATGACCGTGGTCACCCTGACGAACAGATGCTGTCGGTAACCATCACACGCGGCGTACTGCGTCAAGCAGACTTGCTCGCGGACAGTTCCAAGAAAGACTCCTCGAACGAGGACAAGTCCAACTACAAACTCGTTCAACCGGGTGACCTGGTGTACAACAAGATGCGAGCCTGGCAGGGGGCGGTGGGTGTCTCGGCTTACCGGGGGATCGTGAGCCCGGCTTACATCGTCCAGCGGCTAAGAAGCGCCGAGAACTTGCCCCGCTACATGCACTTTCTTCTTCGTACACCCCTTTTCGCTTCGGAGGCCGAGCGATGGTCGTATGGCATTACTTCGGATCAGTGGAGTCTGCGGGCAGAGGAGTTCAAGTGTATCTACTTCTCACTTCCACCCCTCCCCGAACAAACCGCCATCGTGCGGTTTCTGGACTGGGCGGAGCAACGGATCCGGCGAGTGATCCGGGCGCGGCAGCGGCGGATCAAGCTGCTGGAGGAGTACAAGCAAGCCCTCATCCACCAGGCCGTCACCGGGAGTATCGATGTCCGCACCGGCCAGCCTTATCCGGTCTACAAGCCCTCCGGCGTGGAGTGGCTGGGCCAAGTGCCGGAGCATTGGGAGGTGCGGCGGCTTAAGACGGCAGTCGATCACATTAACGAGCAGACGAGTACCAAGAACGATGAGGATCTCTACATAGCACTGGAACACGTCGAGAGTTGGACAGGTCGGCTTCTGGTGCCATCCGGAGAAGCACAATTTGACAGTCAAGTGAAGCGCTTCCGAGCTGGAGATGTTCTTTTCGGAAAGCTCAGGCCATATCTTGCTAAGGTTGTTCGTCCCAAACAGAGTGGCGTCTGCGTTGGTGAGTTTTTTGTCTTGCGCGCAAGGCTCGTTGTTGCACCCCACTATCTAGAGGTGGTTCTGCGATCGGCGCCAGCTATTGATTTTGTAAACAGCTCAACTTACGGTGCCAAGATGCCCCGGGCCGATTGGACGTTCGTCGGGGCAATGCGGTTTCCCCTCCCACCCCTCCCCGAACAAAACGCCATCGTCGAATACCTCGACACCCGGACAACCAAGATAGACGCCGCCATTGCCGCCACTCGCAGCGAAATCGAACTTCTGCGCGAATACCGCACCCGCCTGATCGCCGATGTGGTCACCGGCAAGGTGGATGTGCGCGAGGTCGCAGCACAGTTGCCGGAGGAGCCGCCTGAGGAGGAGGCCGAATCGATGGACGCCGACGAGATCGCTGGAGATGAGGCGACAGATGAAGAAGCCGGCACCGAGACCGTTGAAGAAGAGGAGGTTGAACCATGA
- a CDS encoding type I restriction endonuclease subunit R, giving the protein MKPTDTSEAGLERLICRALTGSDCVPQPAGVPAIVAETSVPYGGVGWLPGDPADYDREYCVDLVQLAAFLRTTQPEVAEALDLDNDSPTRRKFLARLQGEVSKRGVVDVLRGGIQHGPYRIELFYGTPSPGNEQARALYEQNRFTVTRQLRYSRDEMQRALDLVLFINGLPVFTFELKNRLTKQTVHDAIEQYKHDRNPREKLFELGRCVAHFAVDENEVWFCTHLQGKASWFLPFNKGYNDGAGNPPNPQGLKIDYLWREVLTRESLTDILENYAQLVEEKDLKTGKKRRRQIFPRYHQLDVVRKLLADAAAHGVGRRYLIQHSAGSGKSNSIAWLAHQLIGLARDGRPVFDSIIVVTDRRILDQQIRDTVKQFAQVSATVGHAEHSGDLRRFIESGKKIIITTLQKFPFILDEIGNEHRRRRFAIIIDEAHSSQGGRTSAKMSMALSEAGAEEEDETFEDQINRLMEARKLLPNASYFAFTATPKNKTLEMFGEPEPQPDGTVKHRPFHSYTMKQAIQEGFILDVLANYTPIKSYYRLIKTIEDDPEFDVKKAQKKLRLFVEGHEHAIRLKAEIMVDHFHEQVIAKGKIGGQARAMVVTGSIERAIQYFHAFRAYLAERKSPYRAIVAFSGEHEYGGQRVTEASLNGFPSNQIADKIREDPYRFLICADKFQTGYDEPLLHTMYVDKVLSGVKAVQTLSRLNRARPQKHDTFVLDFVNDPETIRKAFEPYYRTTILADETDPNKLHDLKADLDGYQVYAPEQVDELVRLYLSGADRDQLDPILDACVATYMEHLDEDGQVDFKGKTKAFLRTYNFLSSILPYTNAEWEKLSIFLNFLVPKLPAPKEEDLSKGILEAIDMDSYRVEKQASMRIALSDADAEIEPVPTAGGGYKPEPELDRLSNIIKAFNDQFGNIPWTDADRVRKLITEEIPARVAADTAYQNARKYSDKQNARIEHDKALARVMTGLLQDDTELFKQFSDNEGFRRWLTDTVFALTFG; this is encoded by the coding sequence ATGAAGCCCACCGACACCAGCGAAGCCGGGCTTGAGAGGCTCATCTGCCGGGCGCTCACCGGCAGTGACTGCGTGCCCCAGCCTGCTGGTGTCCCAGCGATCGTTGCCGAGACGTCGGTACCCTATGGCGGTGTGGGTTGGCTGCCCGGCGATCCGGCCGATTACGACCGCGAGTACTGCGTCGATCTGGTTCAGCTCGCGGCGTTTCTGCGCACCACACAGCCCGAGGTCGCCGAAGCGCTCGACCTGGATAACGACAGCCCCACGCGGCGGAAGTTTCTGGCGCGGCTTCAGGGCGAGGTGAGCAAGCGCGGGGTGGTGGACGTGTTGAGGGGCGGGATTCAACACGGGCCTTACCGCATCGAGCTCTTCTACGGCACGCCTTCCCCCGGAAACGAGCAGGCGCGGGCGCTCTATGAGCAGAACCGTTTCACCGTCACGCGCCAGCTGCGCTACAGCCGCGACGAGATGCAGCGGGCGCTGGACCTGGTGCTCTTTATCAACGGCCTGCCGGTTTTCACTTTCGAGCTCAAAAACCGTCTTACCAAACAGACGGTGCACGACGCCATCGAGCAGTACAAGCACGACCGCAACCCGCGCGAAAAGCTCTTTGAATTGGGGCGGTGTGTGGCGCACTTTGCCGTGGACGAAAACGAGGTGTGGTTCTGCACCCACCTTCAGGGCAAGGCGTCGTGGTTTCTGCCCTTCAACAAGGGTTATAACGACGGCGCGGGCAATCCTCCCAACCCGCAGGGGCTCAAGATTGATTACCTGTGGCGGGAGGTTCTCACCCGCGAGAGTCTGACCGACATCCTAGAAAACTACGCTCAACTTGTTGAGGAAAAAGACCTTAAGACCGGCAAGAAACGGCGACGGCAGATCTTCCCCCGCTATCACCAGCTCGACGTGGTGCGAAAACTTTTGGCGGACGCGGCGGCGCACGGCGTGGGCCGCCGCTACCTTATCCAACATTCTGCCGGCAGCGGCAAGTCCAACTCCATCGCCTGGCTGGCCCACCAGCTGATCGGTCTCGCGAGGGACGGAAGACCTGTTTTCGATTCCATTATCGTGGTGACCGACCGTCGCATTCTGGACCAGCAGATCCGGGATACAGTCAAGCAGTTTGCCCAGGTGAGCGCCACGGTAGGGCACGCCGAGCATTCTGGCGACCTGCGGCGGTTTATCGAGAGCGGCAAGAAGATCATTATCACGACACTGCAAAAGTTCCCGTTCATCCTCGACGAAATCGGCAACGAGCACCGCAGGCGACGTTTTGCCATCATTATCGACGAGGCCCATTCGAGCCAGGGCGGCCGCACCTCGGCCAAGATGAGCATGGCCTTGTCGGAGGCCGGTGCAGAGGAGGAAGACGAAACCTTCGAAGATCAGATCAACCGGCTAATGGAGGCCAGGAAGCTTTTGCCGAATGCCAGCTACTTCGCCTTCACCGCTACCCCTAAGAACAAAACGTTGGAGATGTTTGGTGAACCCGAGCCGCAGCCCGACGGAACGGTTAAACACAGGCCGTTTCATAGCTATACCATGAAACAGGCAATCCAGGAAGGGTTCATCCTGGATGTGTTGGCCAACTACACACCGATCAAGAGCTACTATAGGCTTATCAAGACCATCGAAGACGACCCTGAATTTGACGTCAAGAAGGCGCAAAAGAAGTTGCGTCTCTTCGTGGAGGGGCATGAGCACGCCATCCGGCTCAAGGCCGAGATCATGGTGGACCACTTTCATGAGCAGGTGATTGCCAAGGGCAAGATCGGCGGCCAGGCGCGGGCCATGGTGGTGACCGGCAGCATCGAGCGAGCTATTCAATACTTCCATGCCTTCAGGGCGTACCTTGCCGAGCGCAAGAGCCCTTACCGTGCCATTGTCGCTTTCTCGGGCGAGCACGAATATGGCGGGCAAAGGGTCACCGAGGCCAGCCTTAACGGTTTTCCCTCGAACCAGATCGCCGACAAGATCCGGGAGGACCCGTATCGGTTTTTGATCTGCGCCGATAAGTTCCAGACCGGTTATGACGAGCCGCTCCTGCACACAATGTACGTGGACAAGGTGCTCTCCGGGGTCAAGGCGGTACAGACACTTTCGCGCCTCAATCGCGCCCGCCCCCAGAAGCACGACACTTTCGTCCTCGATTTCGTCAACGACCCGGAGACGATCCGAAAGGCCTTCGAGCCTTACTATCGGACGACCATCCTCGCCGACGAGACCGACCCGAACAAGCTGCACGACCTTAAGGCCGACCTTGACGGCTACCAGGTGTACGCACCTGAGCAAGTTGATGAACTGGTGCGGCTCTACCTGAGCGGGGCTGACCGCGACCAGCTCGACCCGATCCTCGACGCCTGCGTCGCCACCTACATGGAGCATCTCGACGAGGATGGTCAGGTCGACTTCAAGGGCAAAACCAAGGCGTTTCTGCGAACCTATAACTTTTTGTCTTCGATCCTGCCCTACACCAACGCCGAGTGGGAGAAGCTATCGATCTTCCTCAACTTCCTGGTACCCAAGCTGCCGGCGCCGAAAGAGGAAGACCTCTCAAAGGGCATCCTCGAGGCGATCGACATGGACAGCTACCGGGTCGAAAAGCAGGCGAGCATGAGGATTGCGCTTTCCGATGCGGATGCCGAGATCGAACCGGTACCCACGGCGGGCGGCGGATACAAACCCGAACCGGAGCTCGACCGTCTCTCGAACATCATCAAGGCTTTTAACGATCAGTTCGGCAACATTCCCTGGACCGACGCCGACCGGGTGCGCAAACTGATCACCGAGGAGATTCCTGCACGCGTAGCGGCCGACACCGCCTACCAGAACGCACGCAAGTATTCCGACAAACAGAACGCCCGCATCGAGCACGACAAGGCGCTGGCCCGCGTCATGACGGGGCTGCTTCAGGATGATACGGAGCTCTTTAAGCAGTTCAGCGACAACGAAGGTTTCCGACGCTGGCTAACCGATACGGTGTTTGCTTTGACCTTTGGATAA
- a CDS encoding ABC transporter ATP-binding protein, with protein MKEEIVSAENVTLAFGKEKNYALSGVSFSIQRGGSIAFIGESGSGKTSMLRILLGLIEPTRGRVHLFGKYLDEVGDEELREIRKACGYIPQDPFGGLPPTLTALQAAMEPLVITRLNVKKTGLERAKELLSSLGIGETLWNRKLIQGFSGGQRQRIMLARALVTDPKLLFADEPTSMQDASTRMDLVNLIRGHHRRGMSLIFVTHDLLLAKVIAERGIVLYSGHMCETGHTGPLLKDPLHPYTMALSAALPRLGKPIEIKTKRRPLPPHWKGCPYFSLCPYASDRCHALPPLKKIGDDRSVACFLYF; from the coding sequence TTGAAAGAAGAGATAGTTTCGGCGGAAAATGTGACCCTCGCCTTCGGCAAAGAAAAAAATTATGCCCTTTCCGGCGTCTCATTTTCCATACAAAGAGGCGGAAGCATCGCCTTTATAGGAGAATCGGGGAGCGGCAAGACTTCGATGTTACGAATCCTTCTGGGCCTTATTGAACCCACCCGCGGAAGGGTGCACCTCTTCGGCAAATATTTGGATGAAGTCGGCGACGAAGAGCTTCGGGAGATAAGGAAAGCTTGCGGCTACATACCCCAGGATCCCTTCGGAGGTCTGCCGCCGACCCTTACTGCCCTTCAAGCTGCAATGGAGCCGCTTGTAATTACCCGATTAAACGTCAAAAAGACAGGACTGGAGAGGGCAAAGGAGCTTTTGTCATCTTTGGGCATAGGAGAAACCCTATGGAACAGAAAATTGATCCAGGGTTTCTCGGGTGGCCAGCGCCAGAGGATAATGTTGGCCCGTGCCCTCGTAACGGATCCGAAGCTGCTTTTCGCTGACGAACCCACTTCCATGCAGGATGCATCAACGCGCATGGATCTGGTCAATCTAATAAGAGGACACCACCGAAGAGGCATGTCCCTGATCTTCGTAACCCACGACCTCTTACTGGCCAAGGTCATCGCCGAAAGGGGGATTGTCCTTTATAGTGGTCACATGTGCGAAACAGGCCATACCGGCCCCCTCCTGAAAGATCCTCTCCACCCTTATACCATGGCGCTTTCCGCGGCTCTTCCAAGGCTTGGAAAGCCAATCGAGATAAAGACGAAAAGAAGGCCCCTTCCTCCTCACTGGAAAGGCTGCCCCTATTTCTCCCTATGTCCCTACGCATCGGACAGATGCCACGCTCTTCCTCCCCTAAAGAAAATCGGAGACGACAGAAGCGTGGCCTGCTTCTTGTACTTTTAA
- a CDS encoding ABC transporter ATP-binding protein, whose product MMEISHLSVTYPNGVEAVTDANLMLSPGEIVALVGESGSGKSSLLYASLALLPRGSKTSGEVFLDGINFLSLPHDRKRQFRWKKVSLVLQGSMNSFTPVLAMERQFVEAMQEHLNMKETDAAARAGELLEEVGLDRKFLRRFPHEMSGGQKQRCAIAMALCCSPDYLLADEPTTALDVITQAEIIDLLKRIVKARNMGMLMVTHDLALAASIADKISVMHRSRIVETAERDRIINDPKHPHTISLIRSLRTMEEEH is encoded by the coding sequence ATGATGGAGATTAGCCATTTAAGCGTTACCTACCCCAACGGCGTCGAAGCCGTTACAGACGCCAATCTAATGCTTTCACCAGGTGAGATAGTGGCATTGGTAGGAGAATCGGGCAGCGGCAAAAGCAGCCTCCTTTACGCATCCCTTGCCCTTTTGCCCAGAGGATCCAAGACATCGGGTGAAGTCTTTTTAGACGGCATAAACTTCTTGAGCCTTCCCCACGACAGGAAAAGGCAATTCAGATGGAAGAAGGTATCTTTGGTGCTTCAAGGTTCGATGAACTCCTTCACTCCTGTCTTGGCGATGGAAAGACAGTTCGTCGAGGCAATGCAAGAACATCTGAATATGAAGGAGACAGACGCAGCGGCCAGGGCGGGCGAACTTCTGGAGGAAGTGGGCTTGGATCGAAAGTTTCTCCGTAGATTTCCTCACGAGATGTCGGGGGGCCAAAAACAGCGCTGCGCTATTGCGATGGCTCTATGTTGCAGCCCCGATTATTTGCTGGCGGACGAACCGACCACCGCCCTGGACGTCATAACGCAAGCTGAAATAATCGATCTCCTCAAAAGAATAGTGAAGGCACGCAATATGGGCATGTTGATGGTAACCCATGATTTGGCCCTGGCCGCCTCTATTGCCGATAAAATATCAGTTATGCACAGAAGCCGAATCGTGGAGACCGCCGAAAGGGATAGAATTATTAACGATCCAAAGCACCCCCACACGATCTCTCTGATCAGATCCCTGCGCACAATGGAGGAAGAACATTGA
- a CDS encoding ABC transporter permease, translating into MILRRYGILILIIFLILAFLAPLFMGPANETVAPPFSKPLWLDLKSPAPRSYSVKDQIFSFKWDGNPPATFSLKGTVSFDRPPERAFILLVTPSGAYKLADLSGAKRFDIDIDSRDVPLKLELGMDPFSDLSEIAFSERGIYELIVKSDEDATIDLNLDIHVGRWGIFGTDQRGRDVLRLFVEGIKISLLVGISATLLASTLGMGLGLLAGYLGGFVDSAIMRMIDVLLAIPTLPILMVISGIWGRGLWQIVLVLSIFSWMGTARVVRAMTLSIREAPYIENLRALGAPTGYILARHLVPEALPLLLAQMALGVPGAILAEAGLSFLGLSDPLMPSWGRMLHEAHVFGAFTGGAWWLIFPPGLGIAAICLTFIGIGRQLEERTDPRLKESLRK; encoded by the coding sequence ATGATCTTGCGACGTTACGGCATTCTCATCCTGATCATCTTCCTCATTTTGGCATTTTTGGCCCCGCTTTTCATGGGACCTGCAAACGAAACGGTAGCTCCGCCCTTTTCCAAGCCACTCTGGCTAGACCTTAAATCGCCGGCTCCCCGATCTTACAGTGTGAAGGACCAGATCTTCTCCTTCAAATGGGACGGCAATCCTCCTGCGACATTCTCTCTAAAAGGCACCGTATCCTTCGACAGACCTCCCGAAAGAGCCTTTATTTTACTCGTAACGCCAAGCGGAGCTTACAAATTGGCGGATCTCTCGGGAGCCAAAAGGTTCGATATCGACATCGATTCCAGGGATGTGCCCCTGAAATTAGAGTTGGGCATGGATCCCTTCTCAGACCTTTCGGAGATCGCCTTCTCCGAAAGGGGCATATACGAATTAATCGTTAAATCCGACGAGGATGCGACCATCGATCTGAACCTGGACATCCACGTCGGAAGATGGGGTATCTTTGGGACTGATCAAAGGGGAAGAGATGTCTTACGCCTCTTCGTGGAGGGCATCAAAATTTCCCTCTTGGTGGGAATATCCGCCACTTTGCTGGCCTCTACGCTAGGAATGGGGTTGGGCTTGCTGGCAGGTTATTTGGGCGGTTTCGTCGATTCGGCGATAATGAGGATGATCGACGTCTTGCTTGCCATACCGACTCTGCCGATATTGATGGTTATTTCAGGGATATGGGGAAGAGGGCTCTGGCAGATAGTACTGGTGTTGTCCATTTTTTCCTGGATGGGAACGGCACGGGTCGTCAGAGCTATGACACTATCGATCAGAGAAGCTCCTTACATTGAAAACCTTCGAGCCCTGGGAGCGCCAACGGGATACATCTTGGCCCGACATCTCGTGCCGGAAGCGCTGCCTCTTCTGCTTGCCCAAATGGCGCTCGGCGTGCCTGGAGCGATACTGGCCGAAGCGGGGCTCTCTTTTCTGGGCCTTTCCGATCCTTTAATGCCCTCGTGGGGGCGGATGTTACACGAAGCTCACGTATTTGGCGCCTTCACAGGAGGCGCTTGGTGGCTTATATTTCCACCTGGCCTGGGAATAGCCGCGATATGCCTTACCTTTATCGGCATAGGAAGGCAACTCGAGGAGAGAACAGATCCGCGATTGAAGGAGAGTTTGAGGAAATGA
- a CDS encoding ABC transporter permease: MRRIFTSLLVIVIVLSLNFFLFRLMPGDPTSTLLDPRFSPEAKEELLKSYGLDKPLFQQFLLYVKQMLSFKFGLSFLSQKPVWQELAERLPNTLALLLPSLFLSAVLGTFLGVMAAKGRGKFSEKIVLMSGAVSFSFPSFFVQLVLLLLFAHVLPLFPLRGSASIPPPVGFWNLLGDKVWHMALPVLSLVLIGFGSWALYVRNLMVKTLGEDFVLLARAKGLREGQILWGHAFRTALPPIITIFFLSLPGVISGAVITETVFSLHGVGKFLLEAVSGHDYPAAGAAFYLLALITVICNLLADVAYALVDPRISFRKVRR, encoded by the coding sequence ATGCGCAGGATCTTCACAAGCCTTTTGGTCATAGTCATTGTTCTATCTCTTAATTTTTTTCTTTTCAGGCTGATGCCCGGTGACCCTACGAGCACCTTACTTGACCCACGTTTTTCTCCCGAAGCAAAGGAGGAGCTGTTGAAATCCTACGGCCTGGACAAACCTCTATTCCAACAATTTCTTTTGTACGTCAAACAAATGCTCTCCTTCAAATTCGGACTTTCCTTTTTATCTCAAAAACCTGTTTGGCAGGAATTGGCCGAGAGGCTGCCCAATACGTTGGCGCTGCTTTTGCCTTCCCTTTTCCTCTCTGCCGTATTGGGTACCTTTCTGGGGGTGATGGCTGCAAAAGGGAGGGGGAAATTCAGCGAAAAGATCGTATTGATGTCGGGAGCAGTATCGTTTTCCTTTCCATCCTTCTTCGTACAACTGGTCCTCTTACTGCTCTTCGCCCATGTCCTTCCCCTCTTTCCCCTGAGGGGCAGCGCCTCCATCCCTCCACCCGTCGGTTTCTGGAACCTCCTTGGAGACAAAGTATGGCATATGGCCTTACCGGTCCTTTCTCTGGTGCTGATCGGCTTTGGTTCGTGGGCGCTTTACGTCAGAAACCTTATGGTAAAGACCTTAGGAGAGGACTTCGTCTTGCTGGCTAGGGCGAAGGGGCTGAGAGAAGGCCAAATCCTTTGGGGACATGCTTTCAGGACTGCCCTCCCTCCAATTATAACCATTTTTTTCCTGTCCCTGCCGGGGGTTATATCGGGAGCGGTGATCACGGAGACGGTCTTTTCCCTCCACGGCGTTGGAAAATTTTTGCTCGAGGCCGTCTCGGGACACGATTATCCGGCAGCCGGGGCCGCCTTTTACCTTCTTGCCTTAATAACCGTCATATGTAACCTGCTGGCTGACGTAGCCTATGCCTTGGTGGATCCGAGAATAAGCTTCAGAAAGGTAAGGCGATGA